The following proteins come from a genomic window of Geomonas sp. RF6:
- the gspD gene encoding type II secretion system secretin GspD — translation MKRRIAPLIALTLFLLTAPTLVFAKGVVLNFTDVDIATMVKFVSDLTGKNFIMDDRVKGKISIFSPAKLTNEEAYNVFTSVLELKGFTVVPAGKVLKIVPTSVAKQSGMKVLTDRERGVVNEGYVARVVTLESIAPQDAVSFLQPLISKDAYISAFGPANKILLVDSALNIQKLLGILKQVDTDQTREGAELVFLKNAAAENVAAMVRDWLAGKDKTTPRAGQPAAAQPSGAGIVVPDTRLNAIIIFGSDRDKADVKKFITLIDVVPPTSSSKVNVYYLENAEATEVAKVMDGVLKGTSGAPAAGTPAAAASAAAQQTLFEGGRITITPDKATNSLVIMASPNDYQNLIGVIQKLDKRRRQVFVQAVIAEVSLDKLKEAGVELAALGFGKNSVITGAGTVDPFGVLNKTDASQQSVINLLTALALPAAGGPSNIQVAGVIRALASNGAVNVLSTPTIMTSDNKEAEIFVGENVPFITGTNLSSTGLSQQSVERKDTGITLKITPQISEGEYVKLDIYQEISAVKDPLNKGAAADITTTKRAAKTAVVVRDKDTVVIGGLIQDSDNTTVRKVPLLGDIPVLGWLFKTKSTQRQKTNLMILLTPRIIRGTDEMVEVTKSQQMKFDNVIKNDTPFNLNQQLSQKP, via the coding sequence TTGAAAAGAAGAATTGCTCCTCTCATTGCGCTGACCCTCTTCCTCCTTACCGCCCCGACGCTCGTCTTCGCGAAGGGGGTCGTCCTCAACTTCACCGACGTGGACATCGCCACCATGGTGAAGTTCGTGAGCGACCTCACCGGGAAGAACTTCATCATGGACGACCGGGTGAAGGGGAAGATCTCCATCTTCTCCCCGGCAAAGCTCACCAACGAGGAGGCATACAACGTCTTCACCTCCGTCCTGGAACTGAAGGGGTTCACCGTCGTCCCGGCCGGAAAGGTCCTGAAGATCGTCCCCACCTCCGTGGCAAAGCAGTCGGGGATGAAGGTCCTCACCGACCGCGAGCGCGGCGTGGTGAACGAGGGGTACGTGGCGCGGGTGGTGACGCTGGAGAGTATCGCCCCGCAGGATGCGGTCTCCTTCCTGCAGCCGCTGATCTCCAAGGACGCCTACATCTCCGCCTTCGGGCCGGCGAACAAGATACTCCTCGTGGACTCGGCGCTGAACATCCAGAAGCTTTTGGGGATACTGAAGCAGGTCGACACCGACCAGACGAGGGAGGGGGCTGAGCTCGTATTCCTGAAGAATGCCGCTGCGGAAAACGTGGCGGCGATGGTGCGCGACTGGCTCGCCGGGAAAGACAAGACCACTCCGAGGGCGGGACAGCCGGCGGCCGCGCAGCCGAGCGGCGCCGGGATCGTCGTTCCCGACACGAGGCTCAACGCCATCATCATCTTCGGCAGCGACAGGGACAAGGCGGACGTGAAGAAGTTCATCACCCTCATCGACGTCGTCCCCCCGACCTCCAGCAGCAAGGTGAACGTCTACTATCTGGAGAACGCCGAGGCGACCGAGGTGGCAAAAGTCATGGACGGCGTCCTGAAGGGGACATCCGGCGCACCTGCGGCCGGGACCCCGGCGGCGGCCGCCTCCGCGGCGGCGCAGCAGACCCTTTTCGAAGGGGGGAGGATCACCATCACTCCGGACAAGGCGACGAACTCCCTCGTCATCATGGCCTCCCCCAACGACTACCAAAACCTGATCGGGGTGATCCAGAAGCTCGACAAGAGGCGCCGCCAGGTCTTCGTGCAGGCGGTGATCGCCGAAGTCTCGCTGGACAAGCTGAAGGAAGCGGGGGTGGAACTCGCGGCGCTGGGCTTTGGCAAGAACAGTGTAATAACCGGTGCCGGTACCGTAGACCCCTTCGGAGTCCTCAACAAGACCGACGCGAGCCAGCAAAGTGTCATCAATCTGCTGACGGCCCTCGCCCTACCCGCAGCAGGAGGCCCTAGCAACATCCAGGTCGCCGGAGTGATTAGGGCCCTTGCCTCCAACGGCGCGGTAAACGTCCTCTCCACCCCGACCATCATGACCTCCGACAACAAGGAGGCGGAAATCTTCGTAGGCGAGAACGTCCCCTTCATCACCGGGACGAACCTCTCCTCCACCGGCCTCTCCCAGCAGTCGGTGGAAAGGAAGGACACCGGTATCACCCTGAAGATCACCCCGCAGATCAGCGAGGGCGAATACGTCAAGCTCGACATCTACCAAGAGATCTCCGCGGTGAAGGACCCCCTCAACAAGGGGGCCGCAGCCGACATCACCACCACCAAGCGCGCCGCGAAGACCGCGGTGGTGGTGCGCGACAAGGATACGGTGGTGATCGGCGGGCTGATCCAGGACAGCGATAACACCACCGTCAGGAAGGTGCCGCTGCTCGGCGACATCCCGGTTCTGGGGTGGCTCTTCAAGACAAAGTCCACCCAACGGCAAAAGACGAACCTGATGATCCTCCTCACCCCGCGTATCATCCGCGGCACCGACGAGATGGTGGAAGTCACCAAGTCGCAGCAGATGAAGTTCGACAACGTCATCAAGAACGACACACCCTTCAACCTGAACCAGCAGCTCAGCCAGAAGCCGTAG
- the gspE gene encoding type II secretion system ATPase GspE, whose protein sequence is MAETMDIERIASRLGIPFQAEVDDTAVDAALVSRLPLTFARNNLLLPVKAEEGRVLAASADPANLLALDELAGLFGAPVDVVAVPRPALLDAINRLYSKLSGSAQEVVEELEGEDLSTVAGSFNEPRDLMELTDEAPVIRLLNSILFQAVKERSSDIHIEPFERELEVRFRIDGLLYKMLAPPKVIQEALTSRVKIMAGLNIAEKRLPQDGRFRVKVAGRDVDIRVSIIPTFFGERVVLRLLDKQRGILSLREIGLSEVTDAAMERLLKRTSGIILVTGPTGSGKTTTLYAALNMINSPEKNIITIEDPIEYQLKGVGQIQVNPKIELTFASGLRSILRQDPDIIMVGEIRDAETAEIAMQSALTGHLVLSTLHTNDAATAVTRLIDMGIEPFMVASSLSAVLAQRLVRVICPHCKESYKPERSYAGIELPDRLYRGRGCDKCFGLGTVGRMGIYELLLVDSEMVSMIIRQTPAGTIKEYAISKGMKTLREDGLAKAFAGVTTIEEVLRVTQEDYADLSL, encoded by the coding sequence ATGGCAGAAACAATGGACATAGAGAGGATCGCGAGCCGCCTGGGGATACCGTTCCAGGCGGAGGTCGACGACACCGCGGTGGACGCGGCGCTGGTAAGCCGCCTCCCCCTTACCTTTGCGCGCAACAACCTCCTTCTGCCGGTAAAGGCGGAGGAAGGTCGCGTGCTCGCCGCCAGCGCCGACCCTGCCAATCTCCTCGCGCTCGATGAGCTTGCCGGCCTCTTCGGCGCGCCGGTGGACGTCGTCGCCGTCCCCCGCCCCGCGCTCCTCGACGCCATCAACCGGCTTTATTCCAAGCTCTCCGGCTCCGCACAGGAAGTGGTGGAGGAGCTCGAAGGGGAGGATCTCTCCACCGTCGCAGGTTCCTTCAACGAGCCGCGCGACCTCATGGAGCTCACCGACGAGGCGCCGGTCATCCGCCTGCTCAACTCCATCCTCTTCCAGGCGGTGAAGGAGCGCTCCAGCGACATCCATATCGAGCCGTTCGAGCGGGAGCTGGAGGTGCGCTTCCGTATCGACGGCCTCTTGTACAAGATGCTCGCTCCCCCGAAGGTCATCCAGGAGGCGCTCACCTCCCGCGTGAAGATAATGGCGGGACTGAACATCGCCGAGAAGCGCCTGCCGCAGGACGGCCGCTTCCGCGTGAAGGTCGCCGGGCGCGACGTGGACATCCGCGTCTCCATCATCCCCACCTTTTTCGGGGAGCGCGTGGTCCTGAGGCTCCTGGACAAGCAGCGCGGCATCCTCTCGCTGCGGGAGATCGGCCTCTCGGAGGTCACCGACGCCGCGATGGAGCGCCTTTTGAAGCGCACCAGCGGAATCATTCTGGTAACCGGCCCCACCGGCAGCGGCAAGACGACGACGCTCTACGCGGCGCTCAACATGATCAACTCGCCGGAGAAGAACATCATCACCATCGAGGACCCGATCGAGTACCAGCTGAAGGGTGTCGGTCAGATCCAGGTGAATCCGAAGATCGAGCTCACCTTCGCCAGCGGGCTGCGCTCCATCCTCAGGCAGGACCCGGACATCATCATGGTGGGGGAGATCCGCGACGCAGAGACCGCCGAGATCGCCATGCAGTCCGCGCTCACCGGCCACCTCGTCCTCTCCACGCTGCACACAAACGACGCGGCGACCGCCGTGACGCGTCTCATCGACATGGGGATCGAGCCGTTCATGGTGGCATCGTCCCTCTCCGCCGTCCTCGCGCAGCGCCTGGTGCGGGTCATCTGCCCGCACTGCAAGGAGTCGTACAAGCCGGAGCGCTCCTATGCCGGGATCGAGCTGCCGGACCGCCTCTACCGCGGGCGCGGCTGCGACAAGTGCTTCGGGCTCGGCACCGTGGGACGGATGGGTATCTACGAGCTCCTGCTGGTGGACAGCGAGATGGTCTCCATGATCATCCGGCAGACGCCGGCGGGGACGATAAAGGAGTACGCCATCTCCAAAGGGATGAAGACCCTGCGGGAAGACGGACTGGCAAAGGCCTTTGCAGGCGTCACCACCATCGAGGAGGTCCTGAGGGTAACCCAGGAAGACTATGCCGACCTTTCGCTATAG
- the gspF gene encoding type II secretion system inner membrane protein GspF, with amino-acid sequence MPTFRYSAFKSGGGEVSGTVDAASLNEARQKLKQDGLFPKEIAPAEEKGGGRRGRSRVAVPELSLATRRLATLLGSAVPVYEAVTTLWEQERPGELKKVLGRVRDRLAEGSGLAQALAAEPKVFSEGYVGMVAAGEASGALEGVLERLAEFLEGQAEVRSRITTALAYPSLMVVVGGGVMLFLLAFVVPKIVTVFQESKATLPLITVLLIKVSTTLRKAWWVLAIAAVAAVAGMKKLMREEAMIRRRDRVLLKTPLVGPLLQRLVLSRVSKVLGLLLASGVSIVRALEITGEAVVNREYRAVLLEAKESLIQGGSLSGALRGSALFPPLLVHMTSVGEKSGELDRMLMKAGEAFEKEFNSAVTRSMALLEPLLVLGMGVCVGVVVLAVLLPIFQLNQLVK; translated from the coding sequence ATGCCGACCTTTCGCTATAGCGCCTTCAAGTCGGGTGGCGGCGAAGTCTCCGGCACCGTCGACGCAGCGTCCCTGAACGAGGCGCGCCAGAAGCTGAAGCAGGACGGGCTCTTTCCGAAGGAGATCGCACCTGCGGAGGAGAAGGGGGGAGGACGCAGGGGGCGCTCCCGCGTCGCGGTTCCCGAGCTCTCCCTCGCCACCAGAAGGCTCGCCACCCTTCTCGGCTCCGCCGTCCCCGTGTACGAGGCGGTGACGACGCTGTGGGAGCAGGAGCGCCCGGGCGAGCTGAAGAAGGTTCTCGGCAGGGTGCGGGACCGGCTCGCCGAAGGAAGCGGCCTTGCGCAGGCGCTCGCTGCAGAGCCGAAGGTATTTTCCGAGGGGTATGTGGGGATGGTGGCGGCCGGCGAGGCCAGCGGCGCGCTGGAAGGGGTGCTGGAGCGGCTCGCCGAGTTCCTGGAGGGGCAGGCGGAGGTGCGCAGCCGCATTACCACCGCGCTCGCCTACCCGAGCCTCATGGTCGTCGTCGGCGGCGGTGTGATGCTCTTTCTCCTCGCCTTCGTGGTGCCGAAGATTGTCACCGTCTTCCAGGAGAGCAAGGCGACCCTCCCCCTGATAACGGTCCTCCTCATAAAGGTGAGCACCACATTGCGAAAGGCGTGGTGGGTTCTCGCCATTGCCGCCGTCGCAGCGGTCGCCGGGATGAAGAAGCTCATGCGGGAGGAGGCGATGATCAGGCGTCGCGACCGCGTCCTCCTGAAGACGCCGCTGGTCGGCCCGCTCCTGCAGCGTCTTGTCCTCTCCCGCGTCTCCAAGGTGCTGGGGCTCCTCCTGGCAAGCGGCGTCTCCATCGTGAGGGCGCTGGAGATAACCGGGGAGGCGGTGGTGAACCGCGAGTACCGGGCCGTTCTCCTGGAGGCAAAGGAGAGCCTCATCCAGGGGGGGAGCCTCTCCGGAGCATTGCGCGGCAGCGCCCTTTTCCCGCCGCTCCTGGTGCACATGACCTCCGTCGGGGAGAAGAGCGGGGAGCTGGACCGGATGCTCATGAAGGCGGGGGAAGCGTTTGAGAAGGAGTTCAACTCGGCGGTGACCCGCTCCATGGCGCTCCTGGAGCCTCTCCTGGTCCTCGGGATGGGGGTGTGCGTCGGCGTCGTCGTCCTCGCGGTCCTGCTGCCGATATTCCAGCTGAACCAGCTGGTGAAGTAG
- the gspG gene encoding type II secretion system major pseudopilin GspG, producing the protein MKRLRSNAGFTLIEIMVVIVILSLLAVLVGPKIIGRSDDAKVADAKVQIKNIETALKLYKLDSGNFPSTEQGLAALVTKPTTGKIPNNYKAEGYLENKNVPKDPWGNDYVYLSPGEHGDYDLYSFGADGARGGEEKNADIESWNMH; encoded by the coding sequence ATGAAGAGATTGCGCAGCAATGCCGGCTTTACCCTTATCGAGATCATGGTGGTCATCGTTATCCTGAGCCTTCTCGCGGTCCTCGTCGGACCGAAGATCATCGGGCGCAGCGACGACGCGAAGGTCGCCGACGCGAAGGTGCAGATCAAGAACATCGAGACCGCCCTGAAGCTCTACAAGCTCGACAGCGGCAACTTCCCCAGCACCGAGCAGGGGCTCGCGGCGCTGGTGACGAAGCCGACCACCGGGAAGATCCCCAACAACTACAAGGCGGAGGGGTACCTGGAAAACAAGAACGTGCCGAAAGACCCGTGGGGTAACGACTACGTCTACCTCTCCCCCGGCGAGCACGGCGACTACGACCTCTACTCCTTCGGCGCCGACGGTGCCCGCGGCGGTGAGGAGAAAAACGCCGACATCGAGAGCTGGAACATGCACTAG
- a CDS encoding pilus assembly FimT family protein: protein MREETPKNGFTLIEVVVVLAIIAFAAAIVVPRLPAPEGTRLKSSARNLATAIRFLNDQAIITKGVYRLTFNMAENSASIAKLSPSGEVLPPDDQLMNRKLIEEGISIEDVTDPKLGRVSEGEVTVTFGPRGNQECLTAHLRGGSEHYTVIAYPGGSKVQVQEGYQEVATGEERK from the coding sequence CTGAGAGAAGAAACCCCGAAAAACGGCTTCACCCTCATAGAGGTCGTGGTAGTCCTCGCCATCATCGCCTTCGCGGCGGCTATCGTGGTGCCGCGACTCCCCGCCCCCGAAGGGACGAGACTCAAGAGCTCCGCCCGCAACCTCGCCACCGCCATCAGGTTCCTGAACGACCAGGCGATCATCACCAAAGGGGTGTACCGGCTCACCTTCAACATGGCGGAAAACAGCGCCTCCATCGCGAAGCTCTCCCCTTCCGGCGAGGTACTCCCCCCCGACGACCAGCTCATGAACCGAAAGCTCATCGAGGAGGGGATCTCCATCGAGGACGTCACCGACCCGAAGCTCGGCCGGGTGTCGGAGGGGGAGGTCACGGTCACCTTCGGCCCCCGCGGCAACCAGGAGTGCCTCACCGCCCACCTCAGGGGGGGGAGCGAGCACTATACCGTCATCGCCTACCCCGGGGGGAGCAAGGTGCAGGTGCAGGAGGGTTACCAAGAAGTGGCCACCGGGGAGGAGAGGAAATGA
- a CDS encoding prepilin-type N-terminal cleavage/methylation domain-containing protein: MKGFTLLEVMIALAIAAGVLLTVISSVNYHLSIVGDDREETVAALVGRAKLEDPDFVKISEKKGTFAPEHPELSWERETTPTELPTVSRTVLTVSWQDGKKRLSLVQFTSK; encoded by the coding sequence ATGAAAGGGTTCACCCTCCTCGAGGTGATGATCGCGCTCGCCATCGCCGCCGGCGTTCTCCTCACCGTCATCTCTTCCGTCAACTACCATCTCTCCATCGTGGGGGACGACCGGGAGGAGACCGTGGCGGCGCTCGTCGGGCGCGCGAAGCTGGAAGATCCCGATTTCGTAAAGATCTCCGAGAAGAAGGGGACCTTCGCCCCGGAACACCCGGAACTCTCCTGGGAGCGGGAGACGACGCCGACGGAGCTTCCGACGGTGAGCCGCACCGTCCTCACGGTGAGCTGGCAGGACGGCAAGAAGAGGCTTTCCCTTGTGCAATTTACGTCAAAATAA
- a CDS encoding type II secretion system protein GspJ produces MCNLRQNKGFTLIELMIALVLLVILTGALYGTYFSVMRAREKGGERVEERRELSTTLGKLHQEIASALYASGDKRLHFVVEDRDAFGKPTSLLQFTTITPPRVDPAPASDLAVVRYSVQEKEGILSLMRESKDLYLDVKPLLYPIMDTVEGFSVECYDGGKWVKSWDTELNRRIPDKVRVTITLKGGEVFSTIASPGVKQ; encoded by the coding sequence TTGTGCAATTTACGTCAAAATAAGGGCTTCACCCTCATCGAGCTGATGATCGCGCTGGTGCTCCTCGTCATCCTCACCGGAGCGCTGTACGGCACCTACTTCTCCGTCATGCGCGCGCGGGAAAAGGGGGGGGAACGGGTCGAGGAGCGCCGGGAGCTGTCGACGACGCTCGGGAAGCTGCACCAGGAGATCGCCTCCGCCCTCTACGCAAGCGGCGACAAGCGCCTCCACTTCGTGGTGGAGGACCGGGACGCCTTCGGAAAGCCGACCTCCCTCTTGCAGTTCACCACCATCACCCCTCCCCGGGTGGACCCCGCCCCCGCCTCCGATCTCGCGGTGGTGCGCTATTCGGTGCAGGAGAAGGAGGGGATTCTCTCCCTCATGCGGGAGTCGAAGGACCTCTACCTCGACGTGAAGCCCCTCCTCTACCCGATCATGGACACTGTCGAGGGGTTCTCGGTGGAGTGCTACGACGGCGGTAAGTGGGTGAAGAGCTGGGATACGGAGCTGAACAGGCGGATCCCCGACAAGGTGCGGGTCACCATCACCCTGAAAGGGGGGGAGGTCTTCAGCACGATCGCCTCGCCGGGGGTGAAGCAATGA
- the gspK gene encoding type II secretion system minor pseudopilin GspK produces MKNERGFALVIALMVTALLTALLVEFVSEVYVDTSHSHNFVASQQAGILAASGVPLAVKLLQFDLPTHNGYSSLLDLWAKPISYDAGAGTITVTIEEESGKMNINTATSPNGMSNQYTQMAIRLFKKAGVSPDLTDAVMDWADENDTPSPNGAESSYYRTLKPAYGAKNARLDTVEELALLKGFTPEVLTKLRPLVTVYGESMSGESTTRVNINTAPKEVLAALDENISDSLVENILDFRKKQAIKAENLSSIPGAEKLTPEARMNITYSGSVYRIHAEAKVGESVGVTEAVVRLRSGTQPVFLYWREY; encoded by the coding sequence ATGAAAAACGAACGCGGCTTCGCCCTCGTCATCGCCCTCATGGTGACGGCGCTCTTGACGGCGCTCCTGGTGGAATTCGTCAGCGAGGTGTACGTCGACACCTCCCACAGCCACAATTTCGTCGCCTCCCAGCAGGCGGGGATTCTCGCTGCATCGGGGGTCCCCCTCGCGGTGAAGCTCCTGCAGTTCGACCTCCCCACCCACAACGGCTACAGCTCCCTTCTCGACCTGTGGGCGAAGCCGATCAGCTACGATGCGGGGGCAGGCACGATCACGGTCACCATCGAGGAAGAGAGCGGCAAGATGAACATCAACACCGCCACCTCCCCGAACGGGATGTCGAACCAGTACACCCAGATGGCGATCCGCCTCTTCAAGAAGGCAGGAGTCTCCCCCGACCTCACCGATGCCGTCATGGACTGGGCCGACGAAAACGACACCCCCTCCCCCAACGGCGCGGAGAGCAGCTACTACCGAACGCTCAAGCCGGCGTACGGTGCGAAGAACGCGCGCCTCGACACGGTAGAGGAACTGGCGCTGCTGAAGGGGTTCACCCCGGAGGTCCTCACGAAGCTCCGCCCGCTGGTGACGGTGTACGGCGAGTCGATGAGCGGGGAGAGCACGACGCGGGTCAATATAAATACGGCGCCGAAAGAGGTCCTCGCCGCCCTCGACGAGAACATCTCAGACAGCCTCGTGGAGAACATCCTCGACTTCAGGAAGAAGCAGGCGATCAAGGCGGAGAATCTGAGCAGCATACCGGGGGCGGAAAAGCTCACGCCGGAGGCGCGCATGAACATCACCTACAGCGGCAGCGTGTACCGGATTCATGCCGAAGCGAAGGTCGGAGAAAGCGTAGGGGTAACGGAAGCGGTCGTCCGGCTGCGTTCAGGAACGCAGCCGGTTTTTCTATACTGGAGAGAATATTGA
- the gspL gene encoding type II secretion system protein GspL, with amino-acid sequence MDLFVVELKRDEVILATFRRNRGAVTFVEAQRHPNGEDDLAAVLRSVPPGTERRVILALPPTELFMRELELPLTDRGKVRELLPLELKGETALDTDELVFDALPLEPGKFLAVWGRAKDLAEKVALLKDAGLEPEIITASLFHWDTLAPAAGTVAVADGEALAAFSDRTPIFFRALPPHAGDEEVQRTVAALEIGKGVEVERVVRISHAFGGESAEVSAELAGAFGDDAHAARDLAGAYAVAAAVAAGKAVDLRRGPLSYTAGTEKLRRRLRIPLVLLGVLIVLAFVESGVRYRLVYKDVVSLDSSIKGIYRAVFPTRKKPVDEVAELRSEIRRLEGAKTSSNVLTVLNQLAEAKGDDVTGLYEIEVDGNEVRAKGDARSFQGTADFKSRAAKFFDGGEVTDNKSRPDGSVTFAYHGTWKGVAR; translated from the coding sequence ATGGATCTTTTCGTCGTCGAACTGAAAAGGGACGAGGTCATCCTCGCCACCTTCCGCAGGAACCGCGGAGCCGTCACCTTTGTGGAGGCGCAGCGACACCCGAACGGGGAGGATGACCTTGCCGCGGTGCTGAGAAGCGTCCCTCCCGGCACCGAGCGGCGCGTCATACTGGCGCTCCCCCCCACGGAGCTCTTCATGAGGGAGCTCGAGCTCCCCCTCACCGACAGGGGGAAGGTGCGCGAACTCCTGCCGCTGGAGCTGAAAGGGGAGACCGCGCTCGACACCGACGAGCTCGTCTTCGACGCGCTCCCGCTGGAGCCGGGGAAATTCCTGGCGGTGTGGGGAAGAGCGAAGGATCTCGCGGAAAAGGTAGCGCTGCTGAAAGATGCGGGGCTGGAGCCGGAGATCATCACCGCCTCCCTCTTCCACTGGGACACCCTCGCCCCCGCCGCCGGAACGGTGGCGGTCGCCGACGGCGAGGCCCTCGCCGCTTTCTCCGACAGGACCCCCATATTCTTCCGTGCCCTCCCTCCCCATGCCGGGGACGAAGAGGTGCAAAGAACGGTCGCCGCGCTGGAGATCGGTAAGGGGGTCGAGGTGGAGCGGGTCGTGCGCATCTCGCACGCCTTCGGAGGGGAGAGCGCAGAGGTAAGCGCCGAACTCGCCGGAGCGTTCGGGGACGACGCCCACGCGGCACGCGACCTTGCCGGTGCCTATGCAGTCGCCGCGGCGGTCGCCGCCGGGAAGGCGGTCGATCTGCGCCGCGGCCCCCTCTCCTACACCGCGGGAACCGAGAAGCTGCGCAGGAGGCTGCGCATACCGCTCGTCCTCCTCGGAGTCCTCATCGTGCTCGCCTTCGTGGAGAGCGGGGTGCGCTACCGGCTGGTGTACAAGGATGTGGTCTCCCTCGACTCCTCCATAAAGGGGATCTACCGCGCCGTCTTTCCGACCCGGAAGAAGCCGGTCGACGAGGTCGCCGAGCTCCGCTCCGAGATCAGGAGGCTCGAAGGGGCGAAGACCTCCAGCAACGTCCTCACCGTCCTCAATCAGCTCGCGGAGGCGAAGGGGGACGACGTCACGGGGCTGTACGAGATCGAGGTGGACGGCAACGAAGTGCGCGCGAAAGGGGACGCCCGCTCCTTCCAGGGGACGGCGGACTTCAAGAGCCGCGCCGCGAAGTTCTTCGACGGCGGCGAGGTCACCGACAACAAGTCCCGCCCCGACGGCTCTGTGACCTTTGCCTACCACGGCACCTGGAAGGGGGTGGCACGATGA